A stretch of Brassica napus cultivar Da-Ae chromosome C6, Da-Ae, whole genome shotgun sequence DNA encodes these proteins:
- the BNACNNG63240D gene encoding uncharacterized protein BNACNNG63240D codes for MNSVFFRRDVSVTDGAWVATAVSILLIFLFRIFKFRFFSSPSPSIADYVSHAQIQSRTPRVVSDDDLKWLIQNLEERNEAAEMWEHVIHKTNNRISYSAKCCKPTDGGPMKYLSVTVFEDCSAEVLKDFYMDNDYRKQWDKTVVDHHQLQVDSHTGIEIGRTLKKFPLLTSREYVLAWKLWHGNDNFYCFTKECDHDMVPRQMKYVRVSHFRSGWRIRRVPGRNACEIKMFHQENAGLNVEMAKLAFSKGIWSYVCKMDNAFRNYVAISHTPQGSVLSALTLIVKVPSELESQTVDVTVSMGTNRGEEILTQVAKQKKLLRKPSKKLIAKGLVLVGGAAICLSHGHSALGAKVALAYLLTKLNKRATPLKQTTHNTSI; via the exons ATGAATAGCGTATTTTTCCGGCGGGATGTTTCTGTTACAGACGGAGCTTGGGTGGCCACCGCTGTTTCGATTCTCTTAATCTTTCTCTTTCGTATCTTCAAATTTCGattcttttcttctccttctccctcCATTGCCGACTATGTTTCCCATGCCCAAATCCAATCAAG GACACCTAGAGTTGTTTCTGATGACGATTTGAAATGGTTGATCCAAAACTTGGAGGAACGCAATGAGGCTGCTGAGATGTGGGAACATGTTATTCACAAAACCAACAATCGAATTTCATACTCTGCTAAATGCTGCAAGCCAACT GATGGTGGTCCGATGAAGTACTTAAGTGTGACTGTATTTGAGGACTGCTCCGCTGAGGTGTTGAAGGACTTTTACATGGACAATGATTACAGGAAGCAATGGGATAAGACTGTCGTTGATCATCACCAACTTCAGGTTGACAGTCATACCGGAATTGAGATTGGTCGCACTCTCAAAAAATTTCCCTTGTTGACATCAAGGGAGTACGTCCTTGCTTGGAAGCTGTGGCACGGAAATGACAACTTCTACTGTTTCACtaag GAATGTGATCACGATATGGTACCGCGGCAGATGAAGTATGTTCGTGTCAGTCACTTTAGATCTGGTTGGCGGATCAGGAGAG TTCCTGGAAGAAATGCTTGTGAGATCAAAATGTTCCACCAGGAAAATGCGGGGTTGAATGTTGAGATGGCCAAGCTCGCTTTCTCTAAAGGCATATGGAGTTACGTTTGTAAGATGGACAATGCGTTTCGTAATTACGTTGCCATCAGTCATACACCTCAAGGCTCCGTTTTATCTGCTCTCACCTTAATCGTAAAG GTTCCATCAGAGTTAGAAAGCCAGACAGTGGATGTCACAGTCTCCATGGGAACTAATCGCGGTGAAGAAATATTGACTCAAGTAGCAAAACAGAAGAAGCTATTGAGAAAGCCATCGAAGAAACTCATAGCAAAAGGTCTGGTTCTTGTGGGTGGTGCTGCTATATGTTTGTCACATGGTCACTCAGCCTTAGGTGCTAAAGTAGCATTGGCTTACCTCTTGACCAAACTGAACAAACGTGCAACTCCTCTGAAGCAGACCACCCATAACACCAGTATTTAA